The following proteins are encoded in a genomic region of Methanoculleus bourgensis MS2:
- a CDS encoding carboxypeptidase regulatory-like domain-containing protein, with product MIQRRLIIGLLIACVLICGTVQAVTLQVSVADEKNGDSLADASVYVDGEYVGTTASDGTYSYVHSGKKDLRLKVVRKGYRDWTDWVDADRTRIQVDMFRKDETLTVEVYDATTLKPVVGALVRVEGDGISRSETTRSDGGTDFSVRSGALYNVDIRASNYYDVSKTVQMENSGKVVQYWLFRNDLLAVQVRDAETSAPLEAAEVFVDGARVGATDADGNLPVHLQRERRYSLKVTAPDYQPYQEERYIEVDNVLFLVHLSKSAYPVSLTAFSETMKPIAGAEVYLNGTFQGKTNQYGRFMLSDVNAGTYEITVKAPGYGEWMEVRQVSGKGEDIVAELDYDQASVTIRAEDTDRKAVANAAIQVDGRVVGVTDGLGYLRTALTTNKVYAVTATRDGFEPISIDVEIPLGTTEFTVPLMMERTFNIGMLVVGVGVVAAVLLGAVLVVRRRRAGAGRGRPPRGRGRL from the coding sequence ATGATTCAACGTCGTCTCATCATAGGCCTCCTCATAGCATGCGTCCTTATATGCGGGACGGTGCAGGCGGTCACCCTGCAGGTCAGCGTGGCTGACGAGAAGAACGGCGACTCCCTTGCTGACGCATCCGTGTACGTCGACGGCGAGTACGTGGGCACGACCGCGTCGGACGGCACCTACTCCTATGTCCACTCGGGGAAGAAAGATCTGCGCCTGAAGGTGGTGCGGAAGGGTTACCGGGACTGGACAGACTGGGTCGACGCCGACAGGACCAGGATCCAGGTCGATATGTTCCGCAAAGACGAGACCCTCACGGTCGAGGTCTATGATGCGACGACCCTGAAACCGGTTGTCGGGGCGCTGGTGCGCGTCGAGGGCGACGGGATCTCCCGCTCGGAGACTACCAGGAGCGACGGGGGCACGGACTTCTCGGTGCGGTCGGGTGCGCTCTACAACGTCGATATCCGCGCATCGAACTACTACGATGTCTCAAAGACCGTGCAGATGGAGAACAGTGGCAAGGTCGTCCAGTACTGGCTCTTCAGGAACGATCTCCTGGCGGTCCAGGTCCGCGACGCCGAGACCTCGGCCCCGCTCGAGGCTGCGGAGGTCTTCGTCGACGGTGCGCGCGTAGGCGCGACCGATGCCGACGGCAACCTCCCGGTCCACCTGCAGCGTGAGAGGCGGTACTCCCTCAAGGTCACGGCGCCCGATTACCAGCCATATCAGGAGGAGCGCTACATCGAGGTAGACAATGTCCTCTTCCTTGTGCACCTCTCGAAGTCGGCATACCCGGTCTCGCTGACGGCGTTTAGCGAGACGATGAAGCCGATAGCGGGGGCGGAGGTCTACCTCAACGGGACGTTCCAGGGCAAGACCAACCAGTACGGCCGGTTCATGCTCTCCGATGTCAACGCCGGCACCTACGAGATTACGGTGAAGGCGCCCGGCTACGGGGAATGGATGGAGGTCCGCCAGGTCTCCGGGAAGGGGGAGGATATCGTCGCTGAGCTCGACTACGACCAGGCGAGCGTGACCATCCGTGCGGAGGACACCGACCGGAAGGCGGTTGCCAACGCGGCCATCCAGGTCGACGGCCGGGTTGTCGGGGTGACTGACGGCCTTGGCTACCTCAGGACAGCGCTCACCACGAATAAGGTGTATGCCGTCACCGCCACCCGCGACGGCTTCGAGCCGATATCGATCGATGTAGAGATCCCGCTTGGGACAACCGAGTTTACGGTCCCGCTCATGATGGAGCGGACCTTCAACATCGGGATGCTCGTGGTCGGTGTCGGGGTTGTTGCCGCGGTCCTCCTCGGTGCCGTTCTTGTGGTGCGGCGCAGGCGGGCTGGGGCGGGCCGGGGCAGGCCGCCGCGCGGCCGGGGCCGGTTGTAG
- a CDS encoding vWA domain-containing protein: protein MNVWTYACLVVGLLLVVAPVGALVPDTIAISTDPEWVTAGSGESATVTVQVSNSTSGNTSFEGVAIDFEVDGEYGSISPARVGIDSAGRAAAVFKPGTRSGTATITATVSGEGLDEPLMGSVDLYIDHAAPYGVADILYTPRVTAGGTTDITVLMVDRYGNLVDSKREDFLNITPETVSFTVGSPGGGATFVGGTDEITVPVDDTGNATVTLEVSTLAGENIVYIQPPKPIRGQYITVRGVADGVPAGITCTVNPSIASVQANGKDTITLMYELTDEYGNPAAGQGLWVNASGLQGQSKCFNSSSRGEVWVTYGPEESVGVVTITATAVANASVTDTTQVEFTSTEPVKMVISASPQTMASRDCNPNVVSELRAKVMDIKGNPVDGEEVTFTIDTGSINLGGSDSTGDPYLGEVEGQNVTTAVTINGSAIVKFHPGSFAKPEMGKKASAKGNVTVWATWDDVSKPIELTWVNYPYLSVETEVSNAKVSVNSTDEHMTNTTYVTIRLKGDGYAMQPDPIDVVLCTDRSGSMLYDNPDRMHSVREAAKLFVDNMSERDSVGLVTFGRNTGSRNQINVPGEKSFGRNARDYINNNYITPKKYLDYATVDQPLTNVLSSVKVELDNIVPDYGTPMRGGIYKTINELSVNGSSDAVKAVILLSDGDYNWYGDPLARGNGYSSSDYGPTAYGDLSQSYYKFSGLSNAEQNLSVYARHKNVTIYSIGYADSISSGGRATLKKLAESTGGKYYNGSAANIGAVYTAIAGELKTEAGVDTNMTVFENVEINGTPIAAFEVFDYKHEPGKSTTIKGWVNNETGDFPDIPPFTTIDQTDAWKQDKQLHFDIGTIRLGQTWETTFCLAVNASYRAGEENNINIFGPGSTISFNGTEDGTEELDLPDTYITVFPDLTNTGITSSSLAVRFTGPGTGSGPYTDLVPLNWTTAYKGTEEVDISLAYSRYEDMRSPTTFFTKTLPPGSFVTADNTTTDSTMMPVKDLSPGQYWITVTASARDAETDEDTINVWAHTKGAPRAYIKIG from the coding sequence ATGAACGTATGGACGTATGCGTGCCTGGTCGTGGGGCTGCTCCTGGTTGTGGCGCCGGTTGGGGCGCTGGTGCCTGACACTATCGCGATCAGCACTGATCCTGAGTGGGTGACGGCGGGGAGTGGGGAGTCCGCGACCGTCACGGTGCAGGTCAGTAACAGTACCTCTGGCAACACCTCGTTTGAGGGTGTCGCTATCGATTTTGAGGTGGATGGTGAGTATGGGAGCATCTCGCCTGCGCGCGTGGGGATTGATAGTGCCGGAAGGGCGGCGGCGGTCTTCAAGCCCGGGACGCGGAGCGGGACCGCGACGATCACGGCGACGGTGTCAGGTGAGGGGCTGGATGAGCCCCTGATGGGGAGCGTCGACCTGTATATCGATCACGCGGCGCCGTATGGGGTTGCTGATATTTTGTATACGCCAAGGGTGACCGCCGGGGGGACGACGGATATTACTGTCCTGATGGTGGACCGCTACGGGAACTTGGTGGATAGCAAGCGGGAGGATTTCCTGAATATCACCCCCGAGACCGTGAGTTTCACGGTGGGCTCGCCCGGGGGGGGTGCGACGTTTGTCGGCGGTACGGATGAGATCACGGTACCGGTGGACGATACCGGGAACGCTACTGTGACACTCGAGGTCAGTACGTTGGCCGGGGAGAACATCGTCTATATCCAGCCGCCGAAGCCGATCAGGGGTCAATATATCACCGTTCGTGGTGTGGCGGACGGTGTGCCGGCTGGCATCACCTGCACGGTCAACCCATCCATTGCCTCGGTCCAGGCAAATGGAAAGGATACGATAACGTTGATGTACGAGTTGACCGACGAGTACGGGAACCCTGCAGCGGGTCAGGGCCTCTGGGTGAACGCCTCGGGGCTACAGGGGCAGTCGAAATGCTTCAACTCGAGCTCCCGTGGGGAAGTATGGGTTACGTATGGGCCTGAGGAGTCCGTTGGCGTCGTGACCATCACCGCAACGGCTGTGGCGAACGCGAGCGTGACTGACACCACCCAGGTGGAGTTCACCAGCACCGAGCCGGTGAAGATGGTCATCTCCGCGAGCCCGCAGACGATGGCGAGCCGGGATTGCAACCCCAATGTCGTCTCGGAACTCCGGGCAAAGGTGATGGATATTAAGGGGAACCCGGTCGATGGTGAGGAGGTGACGTTCACCATCGATACCGGATCGATCAACCTTGGCGGGTCTGACTCGACCGGGGACCCCTATCTTGGGGAGGTAGAGGGGCAGAACGTGACCACAGCCGTTACCATCAATGGATCTGCTATCGTCAAGTTCCACCCCGGATCGTTTGCCAAGCCTGAGATGGGAAAGAAGGCCTCCGCGAAGGGCAATGTGACCGTCTGGGCGACATGGGATGATGTCAGTAAGCCTATCGAGCTGACCTGGGTGAACTACCCGTACCTCTCCGTCGAGACGGAGGTTTCCAACGCGAAGGTCTCTGTGAACAGTACGGATGAACATATGACGAATACAACCTATGTCACCATCCGGCTGAAGGGGGATGGGTATGCGATGCAACCGGACCCGATCGATGTGGTGCTCTGTACGGATCGTTCGGGGAGCATGCTTTACGATAATCCCGACCGGATGCACTCGGTGCGAGAGGCGGCAAAGCTGTTTGTCGACAACATGTCTGAGAGAGATAGTGTGGGGCTTGTCACCTTCGGGAGAAATACCGGTTCAAGAAATCAGATCAATGTTCCAGGGGAAAAATCGTTTGGCAGAAATGCCAGGGACTATATCAATAATAACTACATCACACCAAAAAAATATCTCGATTATGCGACGGTAGATCAGCCGCTCACCAATGTCCTCTCCTCGGTGAAAGTCGAACTTGATAATATCGTCCCTGACTATGGAACACCAATGCGTGGTGGCATCTACAAGACGATCAACGAGTTGAGCGTTAACGGCAGTTCTGATGCTGTGAAAGCGGTCATTTTACTCTCCGATGGAGATTATAACTGGTATGGGGATCCCCTGGCCAGAGGGAATGGTTATTCCTCCTCCGATTACGGTCCTACTGCTTATGGAGATCTCTCTCAGAGTTATTATAAATTCAGCGGTCTATCGAATGCCGAACAGAACCTTTCGGTTTATGCCCGGCATAAAAACGTCACGATCTACTCGATCGGATATGCGGATAGCATCTCTTCAGGCGGCAGAGCCACCCTGAAGAAACTTGCCGAGTCCACAGGCGGGAAATATTACAACGGCAGTGCGGCTAATATCGGCGCTGTCTACACCGCCATCGCCGGCGAACTCAAGACCGAGGCCGGCGTCGACACCAATATGACCGTCTTCGAGAACGTCGAGATAAACGGGACACCCATAGCTGCGTTCGAGGTGTTTGACTACAAGCACGAGCCCGGGAAATCTACTACCATCAAAGGCTGGGTCAACAACGAGACGGGAGACTTTCCGGACATCCCTCCCTTTACGACCATTGACCAGACCGATGCCTGGAAGCAGGATAAACAACTCCACTTCGATATCGGCACCATCCGCCTTGGCCAGACCTGGGAGACGACCTTTTGTCTTGCAGTAAATGCGTCCTACCGGGCCGGCGAAGAGAACAACATCAACATCTTCGGCCCGGGTTCGACGATCTCGTTCAACGGTACTGAGGACGGTACTGAGGAACTGGATCTCCCTGACACCTACATCACGGTCTTCCCCGATCTGACCAACACCGGGATCACGTCCTCATCCCTTGCTGTAAGATTTACCGGGCCCGGAACCGGCTCCGGGCCGTACACCGACCTCGTCCCGTTGAACTGGACTACCGCCTACAAAGGCACAGAAGAGGTCGATATATCCCTCGCCTACTCCCGGTACGAGGATATGCGGTCGCCGACTACATTCTTCACAAAGACCCTACCCCCTGGGAGCTTTGTGACCGCGGATAATACGACAACAGACTCGACCATGATGCCTGTCAAGGACCTCTCGCCGGGGCAATACTGGATAACAGTAACCGCCTCGGCACGCGACGCGGAAACAGACGAGGATACGATCAACGTGTGGGCCCATACCAAGGGCGCGCCGCGAGCCTACATCAAGATTGGCTAA
- a CDS encoding Ig-like domain-containing protein, producing the protein MPGVGATGADLINLTSGANWLVANGADSTQITVQVLDGNGTPLMDCAVALHVDPVFGRLTPATVTTGASGAAVTTFTTNKTSGVAMITARARAVETTFAQKIDHDLPPYQISRLIYAPEVPAGNTTTITLGLADRHGNPVDNRKVAETVRFSVGSVNDDAVFIDGGTPVRDLEQAVDATGNVSVPLRTGRTAGENIVRITVNPGGIERYISIRGMPTGHPAAITASVRPDANPVPYQPADGKSTFTLSFTLFDSWGNPAAGRDIRVGTSLGEDAVLMTNGRGGVAFTYGPKGTTGRVTITATAIDNQSVTTSKTVEFIHTDPVEMLLSASPQSMPSRDVNGNSVSELRAKVMDIKGNPAAGETVEFKIVANSSAPYNQTVDQKLEKVSATTDRDGYAVVKFYPGAFTADRKAPGWDAAAKGTATVRATWENKALGRNATQDITLTWMNYPYLSVETNVSSPRVEVNETVDVTIRLKGDGWALQPDPIDVMLVIDRSGSMEGQRLADAKSAAKTFVGKMDSSRDRIGLISYSTNASRNQPLTNSYSTVNNSIDSLKANGWTATRKALYVAIKEVATNPRPNAIPAVILMTDGEYNYYGDPLARGTGSNSYNWGSTQTSGYYYFSDLGGSIDDGKGLSTNQNMSVYANNNDTRLYTISFSNGIKPGSTTQTTLDTLAKATGGKHYHAVTGDNLTRIYTEIAGELKTEAGVNTAMNLDFGTIQVNDEERAGSEVFTYVHEDEISTAIESWINNEAGHRREIIPRHTRDDTLNWTASSPHLPFDIGTVQLGQTWEATFRLAVLADGNINIFGPGSVITFNGAAELGLPATFITAVPDLNNTGIEHGTLHLTNPRYTSVEVPDFLTAAWDLVYTGSGTVTETVEYSNDGGFSWVRFDTLTADNATTGGVTTLDVRNLPPGEYRVRVHADADDAPYTPPLAFPPIQIGDRQKPYIRLT; encoded by the coding sequence ATGCCTGGGGTGGGCGCGACAGGCGCAGACCTGATCAACCTCACAAGCGGCGCCAACTGGCTGGTGGCGAACGGGGCCGATTCAACCCAGATAACCGTGCAGGTGCTCGACGGGAACGGGACGCCCCTCATGGACTGCGCTGTGGCGCTCCACGTTGACCCGGTCTTCGGCCGCCTGACCCCGGCAACCGTCACCACCGGGGCGTCCGGGGCCGCCGTCACCACGTTCACCACCAATAAGACGAGCGGTGTTGCCATGATAACCGCTCGCGCCAGGGCGGTGGAGACAACGTTTGCGCAGAAGATCGACCATGATCTCCCCCCCTACCAGATATCGCGCCTCATATACGCTCCAGAGGTGCCCGCGGGCAACACCACCACCATCACCCTGGGGCTTGCCGACCGGCACGGGAATCCGGTGGATAACCGAAAGGTTGCCGAGACCGTGCGCTTCAGCGTCGGTTCGGTGAACGATGATGCGGTCTTCATCGACGGGGGGACGCCGGTGCGTGACCTCGAACAGGCAGTCGACGCCACAGGTAACGTCTCAGTCCCGCTCAGGACCGGCCGCACCGCCGGTGAAAACATCGTCCGGATAACCGTCAACCCGGGCGGCATCGAACGCTACATCTCTATCCGCGGGATGCCCACCGGGCATCCCGCTGCGATCACCGCATCTGTCAGGCCAGATGCCAACCCGGTCCCCTACCAGCCCGCTGACGGCAAGAGCACCTTCACCCTCTCCTTCACGCTCTTTGACTCCTGGGGCAACCCGGCAGCCGGCCGCGACATCCGGGTCGGCACATCACTCGGAGAAGACGCGGTCCTGATGACGAACGGCCGGGGTGGGGTTGCATTCACCTACGGTCCAAAGGGTACCACAGGCAGGGTCACCATCACCGCGACGGCCATCGACAACCAGAGCGTAACCACATCAAAGACCGTTGAGTTCATTCATACTGACCCGGTGGAGATGCTTCTTTCGGCAAGCCCACAGTCCATGCCGAGCCGGGATGTTAACGGGAATTCTGTCTCGGAACTCCGGGCCAAGGTGATGGATATCAAGGGAAACCCGGCTGCGGGCGAGACAGTGGAGTTTAAGATTGTAGCAAACAGTTCCGCACCCTATAACCAGACCGTGGACCAGAAGCTGGAGAAGGTGTCCGCGACCACCGATAGAGACGGGTATGCCGTCGTTAAGTTCTATCCTGGTGCCTTTACGGCAGACCGGAAGGCGCCGGGCTGGGACGCCGCTGCGAAGGGCACGGCGACTGTCCGGGCGACGTGGGAGAACAAAGCCCTGGGCCGCAACGCCACCCAGGATATCACCCTGACCTGGATGAACTACCCCTACCTCTCCGTGGAGACGAACGTCTCCTCTCCGAGGGTTGAGGTGAACGAGACGGTCGATGTCACCATCAGGCTGAAAGGCGATGGCTGGGCGCTCCAGCCTGACCCGATCGATGTGATGCTGGTGATCGATCGGTCGGGGAGTATGGAAGGCCAGAGGCTTGCTGATGCTAAATCTGCTGCAAAGACCTTTGTAGGAAAGATGGATTCCAGCCGGGACAGGATTGGCCTGATATCCTACAGCACTAACGCTTCACGCAATCAGCCTCTGACCAATAGTTATTCGACCGTGAACAATTCGATTGATAGCCTCAAGGCCAATGGATGGACTGCCACGAGAAAAGCGCTGTATGTCGCCATCAAGGAGGTGGCTACTAATCCGAGACCCAACGCCATCCCGGCCGTGATCCTGATGACCGATGGCGAGTACAACTACTACGGCGACCCGCTTGCACGAGGTACGGGAAGTAATAGCTATAACTGGGGTAGCACCCAGACAAGTGGGTATTACTACTTCTCGGATCTTGGGGGTTCCATAGATGATGGCAAAGGCCTCTCTACCAATCAGAATATGTCTGTCTATGCGAATAACAATGACACCCGGCTGTACACAATATCGTTCTCGAACGGTATTAAGCCGGGCAGCACAACACAGACGACACTGGATACCCTCGCAAAGGCTACCGGTGGCAAACACTACCATGCAGTCACCGGTGACAACCTTACCCGGATCTACACCGAGATCGCCGGAGAACTCAAGACCGAGGCCGGCGTCAACACCGCCATGAACCTCGACTTTGGCACGATCCAGGTCAACGATGAAGAACGGGCGGGATCTGAGGTCTTCACCTACGTCCACGAAGACGAGATCTCGACCGCCATCGAGAGCTGGATCAACAACGAGGCCGGGCACCGCCGCGAGATCATCCCCCGCCACACCCGCGACGACACATTAAACTGGACAGCGTCCTCCCCGCACCTCCCCTTCGATATCGGCACGGTCCAGCTCGGCCAGACCTGGGAGGCGACGTTCCGTCTTGCGGTGCTCGCTGACGGCAACATCAACATCTTCGGGCCCGGCTCGGTGATCACGTTCAATGGCGCGGCAGAGCTCGGCCTCCCTGCGACCTTCATCACGGCCGTGCCTGACCTCAACAACACGGGCATCGAGCATGGGACGCTACACCTCACAAACCCGCGCTACACCAGCGTAGAGGTGCCTGACTTCCTCACCGCCGCCTGGGACCTCGTGTACACCGGGTCGGGAACCGTGACTGAAACCGTCGAATACTCAAACGACGGCGGCTTCTCCTGGGTGCGGTTCGATACCCTGACCGCAGACAACGCCACGACCGGGGGCGTCACCACCCTTGACGTCAGGAACCTTCCGCCTGGAGAGTACCGGGTCCGGGTGCACGCTGATGCGGACGATGCACCCTACACCCCGCCGCTTGCGTTTCCGCCTATCCAGATCGGGGACCGGCAAAAGCCGTATATCCGGCTCACATAA
- a CDS encoding dCTP deaminase, which yields MILSSSEIGRRREAGDLVIEPYHSASQQPASYDLRVAEATTLRCGACTLVPSIEWVELPADLAATLRCRSSLARRGILLGGGFVDPGFRGQLTLCLTNMGAEPVTLAEGDRVVQMVIQEVRNGDRLYQGRYQDSRGAVETR from the coding sequence ATGATTCTATCATCCAGCGAAATCGGTCGCCGGCGCGAAGCCGGCGATCTCGTCATTGAGCCATACCACAGCGCATCCCAGCAGCCCGCATCCTACGACCTCCGGGTGGCCGAAGCAACCACGCTCCGGTGCGGCGCCTGCACCCTCGTCCCCTCGATCGAGTGGGTGGAACTCCCCGCCGACCTTGCGGCAACCCTCCGGTGCCGCTCCTCGCTCGCCCGCCGCGGCATCCTCCTCGGCGGTGGGTTCGTGGATCCCGGGTTCCGCGGCCAGCTGACGCTCTGCCTGACCAACATGGGTGCTGAGCCCGTCACCCTCGCGGAAGGAGACCGGGTCGTGCAGATGGTCATCCAGGAAGTCAGGAACGGCGACCGGCTCTACCAGGGCAGGTATCAGGACAGCAGAGGTGCGGTGGAGACGCGATGA
- a CDS encoding DUF128 domain-containing protein has translation MSPEIRSERKYLEILRILAESHEPLGAKRLSEKMAERGFVLSDRAVQYYLQYLDETGFTKKVGNRGRILTEAGTAESERALVDERIGFIISRLEQLAFQSTFDPATGTGSVAYNLSFVREEDLGGVTAAFDEVAAAGYGFLNTYLIIDSDPRIPEGHTGIITACSVTLDGVLQKTGIPARLEYAGRFAVDNDGPARFLDLIGYRGTSVDPLHLFISAGLTSINRLVTTRSGVALANVREVPAAAHDRVEEAVRLMAKCGFVFPAGGGTGGFNLPEHPYRLAIVAFSGMNMVGNAIEKGYAIRTEIGAGSIPFEKIGDATGSR, from the coding sequence ATGAGCCCGGAGATACGTTCGGAACGAAAATACCTCGAGATTCTCCGGATCCTCGCGGAGTCGCACGAACCCCTGGGTGCCAAACGGTTGAGCGAGAAGATGGCCGAGCGGGGTTTCGTCCTGAGCGACCGCGCGGTCCAGTATTACCTCCAGTACCTCGACGAGACCGGGTTCACGAAGAAGGTCGGGAACCGGGGGCGCATCCTCACCGAGGCGGGAACCGCCGAGAGCGAACGCGCGCTCGTCGACGAGAGGATCGGGTTCATCATATCAAGGCTCGAGCAGCTTGCGTTCCAGAGCACCTTCGACCCCGCAACCGGCACGGGGAGCGTTGCCTACAACCTCTCCTTCGTGCGGGAGGAGGACCTCGGGGGCGTCACGGCAGCCTTCGACGAGGTGGCAGCCGCAGGTTATGGGTTCCTGAACACCTACCTGATAATCGATTCCGACCCCCGCATACCGGAAGGGCACACCGGGATCATAACCGCCTGCAGCGTCACGCTGGACGGCGTCCTCCAGAAGACGGGCATCCCGGCAAGGCTCGAGTACGCCGGGAGGTTCGCCGTCGACAATGACGGCCCGGCTCGGTTCCTCGACCTCATCGGCTACCGGGGAACATCGGTCGACCCGCTCCATCTCTTCATATCGGCCGGGCTCACGTCGATCAACCGGCTTGTGACGACCCGGTCCGGCGTCGCGCTTGCAAACGTCCGCGAGGTGCCTGCGGCCGCGCATGACCGGGTGGAGGAGGCCGTCAGGCTGATGGCAAAATGTGGGTTTGTCTTCCCTGCCGGGGGCGGCACCGGGGGGTTCAACCTCCCGGAGCACCCCTACCGGCTCGCCATCGTCGCGTTTTCCGGCATGAATATGGTGGGAAATGCCATCGAGAAGGGCTACGCCATCAGAACCGAGATCGGCGCTGGAAGCATACCGTTTGAGAAAATAGGGGACGCTACAGGATCCAGGTGA
- a CDS encoding tubulin/FtsZ family protein yields the protein MRVLAIGLGGAGSRIVDNLYDHDRRSKVCCMSAVAIDIDPNSLVQLRHLPESARIFFPPIDALNPDDITSIIDIEEVMTRIQGMDTMEIDAILLCCGLGGSIIDIAPPVIEELRKSYLEPIFALAVLPCLDEGKRVSAKAADDLELLREITDAVILFDNETWSQKIRAAAAAAGKEEIGLMGQIRRNPLSGALNPRDHYDMLNERIARQIGLLLRAGEFNEFGIEVAEVVLDAGEVLNTLKGMGFVAVGYAAERLPTGWLDFFYRRRSLKYFIEGSHEKAARIVSLAKKAVYEEVSVPCDLTSADKALVLIAGPSAELSMKGFQTVRKWIDRSIAGLEMRSGDYPVKNTSFVGIIIVLSGLSNVPRVEELREIRTEYRLEREEERLRAEEEATKASSEPEEEDIPYFASPLETAFLEESDMAEPTEGKDEMIELAGIGRGNRKDRDETIDMLPRPEKKEDDGAIILPPKQGGREVDLAGSASVTSSMPAPKNSVFSPKGISIEKTAPKDDAIVYSASVQPVQRPKDGVLAGDKVSLDPGMQRPIDSVLDEPGIRMREVLPEPKDNLPGGGRRFDRGSPRPKEVDPSRGKLRVIDAAEKPPEEKKERGGDDPGDGGITWIL from the coding sequence ATGCGGGTGCTGGCGATCGGGTTGGGTGGCGCCGGGTCACGGATCGTGGATAACCTCTACGACCATGACCGGCGAAGCAAAGTCTGCTGCATGAGTGCGGTAGCGATCGATATCGATCCAAACTCCCTTGTGCAGCTCCGTCACCTCCCGGAATCGGCAAGGATCTTCTTCCCCCCGATTGATGCTCTCAATCCCGACGATATCACGAGCATTATCGATATCGAGGAGGTCATGACCCGGATCCAGGGCATGGACACGATGGAGATCGATGCTATCCTGCTCTGTTGCGGGCTTGGAGGGAGCATCATCGATATCGCGCCGCCCGTCATCGAGGAACTCCGGAAGTCCTACCTGGAGCCGATCTTCGCGCTTGCCGTCCTGCCGTGCCTGGACGAAGGAAAGCGGGTCTCGGCAAAGGCTGCCGACGACCTCGAGCTGCTCCGGGAGATCACAGATGCCGTCATCCTCTTCGATAACGAGACCTGGTCGCAGAAGATCAGGGCCGCCGCCGCAGCGGCCGGGAAGGAAGAGATCGGCCTCATGGGTCAGATACGCCGGAACCCGCTCTCCGGAGCGCTGAACCCGAGAGACCACTACGATATGCTCAACGAGCGGATCGCGCGCCAGATCGGCCTCCTTCTCCGGGCCGGTGAGTTCAACGAGTTCGGGATCGAGGTTGCCGAGGTCGTCCTGGATGCCGGCGAGGTCCTCAATACCCTGAAAGGGATGGGTTTCGTCGCGGTCGGCTACGCGGCCGAACGCCTGCCGACCGGGTGGCTGGACTTCTTCTACCGGCGGCGGTCGCTGAAGTACTTCATAGAGGGGTCGCACGAGAAGGCCGCGCGGATTGTCTCGCTTGCCAAGAAGGCGGTCTATGAAGAGGTCTCGGTTCCCTGCGACCTCACCAGCGCCGATAAGGCGCTGGTGCTGATCGCCGGGCCGTCGGCCGAACTCTCGATGAAGGGGTTCCAGACAGTCAGGAAGTGGATCGACCGGAGTATCGCGGGGCTTGAGATGCGGTCCGGCGACTACCCGGTGAAGAACACCTCGTTCGTCGGGATCATCATCGTGCTCTCAGGACTCTCCAACGTCCCCCGCGTCGAAGAGCTCCGGGAGATCCGAACCGAGTACCGGCTTGAGCGCGAAGAAGAACGATTGAGGGCCGAAGAGGAGGCGACCAAGGCATCTTCGGAGCCCGAAGAAGAGGATATTCCGTACTTTGCCTCCCCGCTTGAGACGGCGTTCCTGGAGGAGAGTGATATGGCAGAACCTACAGAAGGAAAGGATGAGATGATCGAACTGGCCGGCATCGGTCGGGGCAACCGGAAGGACAGGGATGAGACCATCGATATGCTCCCGCGACCTGAGAAGAAAGAGGATGACGGCGCCATCATCCTGCCCCCGAAACAGGGCGGGAGGGAAGTCGACCTCGCCGGATCAGCCTCGGTTACCTCGTCTATGCCTGCGCCGAAGAACTCCGTCTTCAGCCCGAAAGGGATCAGTATCGAGAAGACAGCACCGAAGGATGATGCAATAGTCTATTCCGCGTCCGTACAACCGGTGCAGCGCCCGAAGGACGGGGTGCTCGCCGGCGATAAGGTCTCGCTCGACCCCGGGATGCAGCGGCCGATCGACAGCGTCCTTGATGAGCCCGGCATCCGCATGAGAGAGGTGCTCCCCGAGCCGAAGGATAACCTGCCAGGGGGCGGACGCAGGTTTGACCGCGGGAGTCCCCGGCCAAAGGAGGTTGACCCCTCGCGCGGCAAACTCCGGGTAATCGATGCCGCCGAAAAGCCGCCGGAAGAGAAGAAGGAGAGAGGGGGAGACGATCCGGGCGACGGTGGGATCACCTGGATCCTGTAG